One part of the Tunicatimonas pelagia genome encodes these proteins:
- a CDS encoding DUF5690 family protein — protein MASFSTYVCMYAFRKPFTVATYDGMAWAGMDYKILLITAQVIGYMLSKFIGIKVVSELPPYRRASGILLLIGLAGLALLGFALTPPPYQLIFLFINGLPLGMVWGLVFGYLEGRQTTELLGAGLSASFIVASGWVKTVGKWLLLSGIQTHWMPLLTGLIFTIPLVISVYLLHQLPPPSLEDEQQRTRRAPMNREQRWQLLRALAPGLTLLIFAYVLLTAFRDFRDNFMAELWQSLGYGSNALLFTATEVPVAVAVLAVMSILMLIKNNHRALLLYHLLIGLGFILIGFSLWGLEYSHLPPPLGMTMVGLGVYLAYVPFNSILFDRLIATFRYVGTAGFLIYVADACGYLGSVGVLFYKNVGQSDLSWFNYFVQSGYIISGLGILLISGGGFYFFRQSTSSLAEKKRLV, from the coding sequence ATAAGATACTGTTGATTACTGCCCAGGTAATTGGTTACATGCTCTCGAAGTTTATTGGAATAAAAGTAGTATCCGAGCTTCCTCCATATAGGCGGGCGAGCGGTATTTTGTTACTAATTGGTTTGGCCGGACTTGCCCTTTTAGGCTTTGCCCTTACCCCTCCCCCCTACCAATTGATCTTTTTGTTTATCAATGGTTTACCACTTGGGATGGTCTGGGGATTGGTGTTTGGCTATCTAGAAGGACGCCAGACTACTGAACTATTGGGTGCCGGACTATCGGCAAGTTTTATTGTGGCCTCAGGCTGGGTAAAGACCGTAGGCAAGTGGCTACTACTATCGGGGATACAGACGCATTGGATGCCCCTACTTACCGGACTTATTTTTACTATACCCCTAGTTATATCCGTTTACTTACTACACCAACTACCCCCACCTAGTCTAGAAGATGAACAGCAACGTACCCGACGAGCACCTATGAACCGTGAACAACGCTGGCAGCTATTACGGGCACTGGCTCCGGGATTGACCTTACTAATATTCGCTTACGTTTTACTGACTGCTTTCCGAGACTTCAGAGATAACTTCATGGCTGAGTTGTGGCAGTCATTAGGCTATGGCAGCAATGCTCTGCTATTTACGGCTACTGAAGTTCCAGTAGCTGTGGCCGTACTAGCCGTCATGAGTATACTGATGCTTATCAAAAATAACCACCGAGCCCTGCTGTTATATCATCTACTCATCGGACTTGGGTTTATATTGATCGGATTTAGCCTATGGGGACTAGAGTATTCCCACCTGCCCCCTCCGTTAGGGATGACAATGGTGGGTTTGGGGGTATATCTAGCCTATGTTCCGTTCAATAGTATTCTGTTTGACCGCCTGATCGCAACCTTTCGTTACGTAGGCACGGCTGGTTTTCTGATATACGTGGCCGATGCTTGCGGCTACTTAGGTAGTGTAGGTGTGTTGTTTTACAAAAACGTTGGGCAAAGCGACTTAAGTTGGTTCAACTACTTTGTGCAGTCCGGTTACATAATTTCCGGATTGGGCATTCTATTAATAAGCGGGGGCGGATTCTACTTCTTTCGTCAGTCCACCTCTTCTCTTGCTGAAAAGAAGCGATTGGTATAA
- a CDS encoding HAD hydrolase-like protein, with protein sequence MIVPGASSYLAVNTNNMLPSVKLIVFDVAGTTLADHQEVHHCLQKALARADVSISYEEANRVMGYPKPRAIRLLLQGHWEDHSVITSERIEVIHDDFVLSMVEHYQNAPDVRPKEGVLETWQALRSAGVIIALDTGFSRPIADAIIERLHWQDYINTSVTSDEVKQGRPHPDMIFTAMERTGVGDVSEVAKVGDTASDMQQGTAAGCGWVVGVTTGAYSAADLEKEPHTHLIEQLPELLPILGLSV encoded by the coding sequence ATGATTGTACCGGGAGCTTCTTCCTATCTTGCTGTAAATACCAATAATATGCTTCCTTCGGTTAAATTAATTGTCTTTGATGTAGCTGGTACTACCCTGGCTGACCATCAAGAGGTTCATCATTGTTTGCAAAAAGCACTCGCTAGAGCGGATGTTTCAATATCCTACGAAGAAGCTAACCGGGTCATGGGCTATCCAAAACCTCGGGCTATACGTCTACTACTTCAAGGCCACTGGGAAGATCACTCAGTGATTACTTCAGAACGGATTGAGGTGATACACGATGATTTCGTATTAAGTATGGTAGAGCACTATCAGAATGCTCCAGATGTACGACCGAAGGAAGGCGTGTTGGAAACGTGGCAGGCCTTACGAAGTGCTGGGGTGATTATTGCGCTAGATACCGGGTTTAGTCGACCTATCGCCGATGCTATCATTGAGCGGCTTCACTGGCAGGACTATATAAACACTAGTGTCACCAGCGATGAAGTGAAACAGGGGCGACCTCATCCGGATATGATATTTACCGCCATGGAACGTACCGGAGTAGGAGATGTGAGCGAGGTAGCCAAAGTAGGCGATACGGCTTCCGATATGCAACAGGGCACTGCTGCCGGTTGCGGTTGGGTAGTTGGAGTAACTACCGGAGCCTACTCTGCCGCCGACTTGGAAAAAGAACCTCATACTCATCTTATTGAACAACTACCGGAACTACTACCGATTCTAGGCTTATCAGTTTAA
- a CDS encoding alkaline phosphatase family protein, whose protein sequence is MLTITRLVLLPKRYFYLLTSTTFLLGTAVFNVTFAQMPQVAKHVLVIGVDGLAPFGIKQANTPTLDSLIAIGASSMQAQAVMPTSSSPNWASMIMGATPNEHTITSNAWEITDIADTTLCDGEEGQLWPTIFRVVREQKPDADIATFYDWSGFGRLLENGVATMKGDTKGEDKTAEAAADYWRNYQPTFMFVHLDHVDHAGHSHKWGSNHYNEAVEKSDQLIGNILQAVWESGTAENTLVVVTSDHGGKETSHGGDTPEERTIPWIVAGVGVRTNHAIQQDIEIYDTAATIAYALGLTAPDCWIGKPITEIFRNEELRVKGER, encoded by the coding sequence ATGCTGACTATCACTCGCCTAGTCCTACTACCAAAACGCTATTTTTACCTGCTAACTTCCACCACTTTCCTACTAGGGACTGCGGTTTTCAACGTTACTTTTGCCCAAATGCCTCAGGTTGCCAAACACGTACTAGTGATTGGCGTAGATGGACTTGCTCCCTTCGGCATTAAACAGGCTAATACACCAACTCTTGACTCTTTAATCGCTATCGGAGCTTCTTCTATGCAAGCCCAAGCCGTAATGCCAACTAGTAGCAGTCCCAATTGGGCATCGATGATTATGGGAGCCACGCCCAACGAGCATACGATTACCAGCAACGCCTGGGAAATCACTGATATTGCCGATACTACCTTGTGTGATGGGGAAGAAGGACAGCTCTGGCCTACTATCTTTCGGGTAGTTCGTGAACAAAAGCCTGATGCTGATATTGCTACGTTTTATGATTGGTCTGGCTTTGGCCGATTGCTAGAAAACGGCGTAGCTACCATGAAGGGTGACACTAAAGGGGAGGATAAAACGGCTGAAGCGGCGGCTGATTACTGGCGAAATTATCAGCCTACTTTCATGTTTGTGCACCTCGACCACGTAGACCATGCTGGGCATAGCCACAAATGGGGCTCCAATCACTATAATGAAGCTGTAGAAAAATCCGATCAGCTGATTGGAAACATACTACAGGCAGTTTGGGAGTCAGGTACTGCCGAAAATACGTTAGTAGTGGTGACTTCTGACCACGGCGGTAAGGAAACCAGCCACGGCGGTGACACTCCCGAAGAGCGTACTATTCCCTGGATTGTAGCCGGAGTGGGCGTTCGCACCAATCACGCTATTCAGCAAGACATAGAAATCTACGATACTGCCGCCACCATCGCTTACGCCCTCGGCCTTACCGCTCCCGATTGCTGGATAGGAAAACCCATTACTGAAATATTTAGAAATGAAGAACTAAGAGTAAAAGGTGAAAGGTAA